From Vitis vinifera cultivar Pinot Noir 40024 chromosome 14, ASM3070453v1, a single genomic window includes:
- the LOC100261050 gene encoding LOW QUALITY PROTEIN: oleosin 18.2 kDa-like (The sequence of the model RefSeq protein was modified relative to this genomic sequence to represent the inferred CDS: substituted 2 bases at 2 genomic stop codons): MVRGGDQRRPSASKVLAVITLLPVGGTLLLLSGLSFIGSMIGLAVATPLFLIFSPVLVPEAIGIGLSVTGVLRSXAFXMTALSSLSWLLNYLRQAADSLPKRLRVVTDKMGQKMKEMGHEMQKQAHDGGPIVRRFL; encoded by the coding sequence ATGGTTCGAGGTGGTGACCAGAGACGCCCATCAGCCTCCAAAGTCCTAGCAGTCATCACTCTCCTCCCCGTCGGCGGAACCCTGCTCCTTCTCTCCGGCCTGAGCTTCATTGGATCAATGATCGGCCTCGCCGTCGCCACCCCGCTCTTCCTCATCTTCAGCCCCGTTCTGGTCCCCGAGGCCATCGGGATAGGCCTCTCCGTCACCGGAGTTCTCAGGTCGTGAGCCTTCTGAATGACGGCGCTTTCGTCGCTGTCATGGTTGTTGAATTATCTCCGGCAAGCCGCTGATTCGTTGCCGAAGCGTTTGCGAGTTGTGACTGATAAAATGGGccagaaaatgaaggaaatgggACATGAGATGCAGAAGCAGGCCCATGACGGCGGGCCCATAGTAAGGCGGTTTTTATAG
- the LOC100243933 gene encoding LOB domain-containing protein 25: protein MASSSYSNSPCAACKLLRRKCMPGCIFAPYFPPEEPQKFINVHKIFGASNVSKLLNEILPHQREDAVNSLAYEAEARMKDPVYGCVGAISVLQRQVLRLQKELDATNADLIRFTCNDMSSSLSGPGSSQFGRRMSHGGGGGGASFNQNSGLPPPYPSPWDNNPSGDSHES from the coding sequence ATGGCTTCTTCCAGCTACTCCAACTCACCTTGCGCTGCCTGCAAGCTCTTAAGGAGAAAATGCATGCCGGGTTGTATTTTTGCACCATATTTCCCACCTGAAGAGCCTCAGAAATTCATCAATGTTCACAAGATATTCGGTGCAAGCAATGTCAGTAAACTTCTCAATGAAATTCTCCCCCATCAGAGGGAAGATGCAGTGAACTCTCTTGCCTATGAAGCTGAGGCAAGGATGAAAGACCCAGTCTACGGCTGTGTTGGAGCAATCTCAGTCCTCCAAAGACAAGTTCTTCGTCTCCAAAAGGAACTAGATGCCACCAATGCTGACCTGATCCGCTTCACCTGCAATGACATGTCTTCTTCACTGTCAGGGCCAGGTTCTTCCCAGTTTGGAAGACGAATGAGTcatggaggtggaggtggaggtgctTCTTTTAATCAGAATTCTGGTTTGCCTCCTCCTTATCCTTCTCCATGGGATAACAACCCTTCAGGAGACAGCCATGAGAGTTGA